Genomic segment of Pseudorca crassidens isolate mPseCra1 chromosome 10, mPseCra1.hap1, whole genome shotgun sequence:
TGTAACAACGCGCTCTGTCCCAGGGTAGGTTTCCACACACCCAGTGAACAGCATCCTTTACAGAGGCCAGGCTGGACCCAGCTCCCCTTCTTCAGGGGTGGACGTgcaaagtgatggaggagatacAGAGGATCCCCTCAACCTACCTTCGTCCACCACTTGGCTCCCTCTGCAGGAAAGATGACCAGCTGTTCCAGAATCACCATGTCCCCGGGCAGGCCCAGAGCTGAACCCCCAGAGTGTCCTCAGAGGAACCAAAGGAATGGGGGTGTATCTGATCTCAGTGCTCAGGGACCTAGCAAGCAGGATGCCCGGCAAGATGTGGGGCTGGACAGAAAGAAGAAACTCAGCGTTACACGAGCTGGCGAAGTGGCAACCAAAGGACGCCTGGCGTTAATCTGCTCTGTGGTTTTCCTCCTCATCATTGCCAGGCACTGGCATTTTTATGAAGAAGCTGCAAACTCCTTCCTCCATAATTCATCTCCCTGTCTTGCCTCATAAATCACCTCCCAGGGGCTCCAGTTTCGGGGCCACCCCACGGCGCCCTCACCATCTTTTTTATAGGCTCTTTgctaagaaaaacacattttcacaCTTAATACGCAGGAAGGGCGGCCattattttcagcattttaacttaattaacaGTAACAACCTGGGTGTAATGTTTGAACTACAAAGGAACGGATTCCTCTTCTGGTTGACTTGTTGCCGGGCAAATCGAGGGCCATTGTCAAGCCGCTGGGTGTCTGAGACACCCTGTGAGAGGTGCTGGGGAAAGGGGTTCTTTCGGCCTGAGCGGGAGCTCAGGCCACTTAGCACTCTGGGTAGAGATTCCAAGGGGCCGTATGGATGGTTGAGGGAGAGTGAGTTTTGTACAGTTTTGTGCTCAACCCCTAGGAAAAGGAGCGGTACGAAGGGCAAAAGAAATCCCTGAGTGTACAGCAGCGGTCCGAGGAGGTGGGCCCTCTGGACTCCGCAGAACCCTCGGAGGAAGAAGTAAAGGAAGTTACCAAGGCGAGCAGACAGGGGGGCAATGCAGAGAAACCCAGTAGGGGGATGGTCCCCAGCCACCACAGAATGTTCTGTGAACCAGACACTGAGGCAACAAGCTCTATCCTAGGAGGGAGAAGCAGATACCGAAGATGAGACAATAAACCATTTTAGGCACCAAATAAGGAGGCAGAGCAGAGAGTGACGGTGCGGCTGGGGACACTGCTTTGGCTGGGGGAGCGGAGGGAAGgcctctcagaggaggtgacatttgatgtGAAACCTGAAGCATCAGGAGGAGCCACCCATGCAAAGAGCTGAGAAGGAAcatcccagaggaaggagcagggagTGCTCGGCTCAGGAAGCCCCTGGTGGGTCGGAGGCCCTCGAGGCCCAGCGGGTGCTGAGAGAGGGCACGAGGCCAGCAGGGCCTGGTGGGCCAGGCAAGATACCTGGGAGGCTATTGGGGGTTCAGAGCAGGGAGGTCATCTGCTCCGACTCAGAAAGAACAGAGGCGGCAGGAGTGGAGGCAGGATGCCGGTCAGAAGGCAGCTGTGGTCCTCAGGGAGAGACGACGGGGGTGCCGTTTCCTGCCCTAGACTGGAGCCGGGAGACAGCTACTGCGTCAGGACCCAGGGTCCAGGGCCTTGAGCGCCCAGTGAGGATGCACAGATTGTCAGGGCTGGAGAGAGCCTTGAGTTTGTCTAGTAGGACTCTTCAATTTCACAGACTCATTTATTCAGACGGAGAACACTTACTAAGCCTCCGTTACGTGCAAGGCACGCTTCTGGGCACTGGGGATAGAGTGACAAAACAGATAAatcctctgccctcatggagctcacactCCCGGGGAGAACAGAAACAAGGTACTGGAAGCATCAGCAACAGACTGCAAGCAGGGTAAATAAGCAAACTTTACAGTAGGTCACGTTGGGATAGGTGAtgtggaggaaaataaaacagggaaacgAGATGGGGTGGGTGGTAATTTTAAATAGGGTGATCAGAGCAGGTGTCATGAGTAGATTGGTGTTTGTGCAAAGAcctgaagagagggagggagtgaacCATAAGGATATCTGAGggaagagctttccaggcagaagaaacagccagtgcaaaggccctgaggcaggagtgggcccagaggagagggggagagggaggaagggagaggagagggcgaaggaaagagagagagagagagagagagcgcttcAGCCCAGGGTGGTCATGGGGGAAGCAGAGcaaagtggtcagattctggaaatattttggaGGTACAAGCCCACAGGATTTGCTGAAAGAATGGATATAGGatgtgaaaaaagagaaaagtaaaaactgaCTTCAAGGTTTTTGGCTGGAACACCTAGAAGGAAGGATTTGCCACTCACTGAGCCGGTGAAGCCTGTGGTTGGCTCAGGTTGGCAGGAAGAAGATCAGGAGGTCAGACTGGACCTGTGAACTGTGAGATGCCTGTTGGGCACCCAGGTGGAGATGTTGCACCGGCAGGTAGATATGCAAGTCTGGACTTTAGGAAAAGTTGGGGCTGGAGACATAAATGTGGGAGTCATCAGCGATTATATAAAATTTCAGGCCAGGACAAGGCAAGATCCTtggtggggcggggcgggtggATGGAGAAAGAAGAAGTCCCAGGACTGAGTGTGGAACACTTTCCTGTAAAGGGGTctggaagggggtggggcagacTGGCAGACTGATATCTAGAGAGAGTGGGGGCCTTGCCAAGGTCACGCAGTGGTCAAGGCAGAACAGAGCTGGACTCCACACCTCCTGCCTCCCAGTGAACACTGGCCAGTGATCTTTGCACCCCCTTGGGTCCCCACAGCATGCTGTCCACAGACAGTGAGGTCACACATGTGGCACAGAGAGTGACCTCGGTGCTGTCACTGCAGCGGAGGAAGGGGGGGcactctttttcttcctgaatgcTCCCTGGGCTCTAGAGGAGGGAGCCGGGAGTGAGTCCTCCGCCTGGCAAAGGGGGGGCTCGCTCAGAACTGCCCTCAAAATGCACCTGAGACAGAGTTTATGGCACTGACCCTGAGGTTCCCACAGTACAGGTTATATCCGATGTAACATCTCAGGAGGCTTGGGGTGGGTACCTCTTGTCCCCTCTCCTTATCCTTAGAACCATGACATGCAGGCCAGGAGGTCCTTTCTGGGTCATCCAGTCCAGcctcttcattttaaaagtaaggaAACCATTTCCACAGCAAGGGAACAGCACAGGCAGGGCTGGAACTGCCAGCCTGCAGAGCCGCCCCAAACGTTGTCCTTCAGGCCTCCTGAGTCCATTTCCCACCCCCGGTGTgtcaggtgggaggtgggggagcagGCCTGGGACTCCTCCATCGTGGGTCTCTGGAGAGTTAGGGGGTCTTGGCTTGTGCGGCAAGACCATTGAACCAGGAAGCTCTGCGGGGGGGAGATCGGTTGGAGCCCCTTGCTCTGCCCCAACAACCTCTCTTGGTGGAGAGCCTCCAGACAGCTCCTCCATGGTCTTACATGTGTCCCCAAGGTGCTAGAGAAAGCGTAGCCTGGGGGTCCCGGGAACGGACCCTGGAGCCAGGCCCTCTGGGTGTACTTCTCCCTCTGCTATTTAGtacctgtgtggccttgagcaagttccCTGACCTCTTTgtcctcagttgcctcatctgcaaaatggggatattaatccCCGTTAGTGTCTCTACATCATAGGGTCATTGAGAGGCTTAACCTACGGAAAGCATTTAGAGTGACACCTGGCACCTGGTACACTCCCACGTGTTAGCTATTATCAttcaggagaaggggaggggacttTCCTCCTCTGATCCCAGCTTCCCCCACCGGGGTGAGGCTGGTTgatcctcctccctccctgctggtCTCAGCAACTTCCAGGATCCAGCCCCCAGGTGAGAACTGGGGAGAGGGGCCAGAGTTCCCAGAGGACCCCAGAGGATCTGGAAGAGTGGCACGGCTCCCCCGCGGTCCCTCCAACCACCTGTAGGGCACCCAGGGGTCAACGGCGCACTCTGCCTTCTGTTAACTCTGCCTTATTTCACAGCTGACTGCTCCCGTGGAAATTGGCATGAGGATGAACTCCAGGCAGCTGGAAAAGGACCGGGCCACCCTGAAAGGTCTGATGCCTGAGGCGCCGCTGTCCAGCCAGAACGGTAAGTGGAGCCAGGGCGCCTCTGGGTTCATATTCCTGCAGCGTAGCCAAGCAGGATTTGGGGGCTGTGCTTTGTTTTTATGCTTTGCTCTTGAGAACCTGAAGCTGCCTTCTACCGCAAGCTCCCACACGCCACCCCATCTCCGGAGGGAGCCTAATCACAGATTTGGGGGCGAGGCCGCGGGCCTCCGATGGCTGCTGGTGGTTGGGGAGGCCCAATTCCCCAGCCAGGGGCGTCTCCAGGCCCTGCCTCCAGGGCTCAGACCCCTTTCCCTAAAGCCTTTCTGGCAGAGGACCTCAAATGGCCAGCAACCCCGACCCCTCCCCCTGCACAGATCtgttccttccctccccaaacGCCACTGAGGCTGGTTGGTGACTCTAATGGAAACCCTGGCATAGTATGCCACAAAAgcctgcatttttttccccccatccaTTCTGCAAATCAAAGTCCTGAGCCCCATTTGGCCTTCCCCGGGTCAAGGTCGGCCTGAGTTACTTGTGCAAAGCTAGGTCCTATGTGACAAACAGCCACCAATTTCTTCTCCTAGtccccaggaggagaagagaaaggccaGGGGAAAACGTTTGGGGCAGAGGAACTGAGAGGTTAAATTACTAGCCCCAGGCTATGGAGAAAGCTAGAGGGAGAGTCTGGCCAGACCTCCCCTCGTTCCTCAGACCTGCAGGCAGGTTTAGAAGGCGGTTTCACAGATGGACCTGATGACACTTCTGAGctgcaaatttcctttgcttttctccagCAGCCAAGTGACAGGTCACCTGCGGGAGAAGCTGCATGGAACTcggatccccccaccccccatccagaGAGGCCCCGGGAGCCCATCTGCACGGACCATCTGCTGGGCTTGGAAGGAAAACACCGTCTCCCAAGCAAATCCCCCTCCAGCAAATAAATCatgaaatatacagaaatgactcttttatttaatattttaatttccaaaggTCAGAGTCAGGTCATGCCATAAAGAGGGAAATAATAAAGCTCAGAGAGAGTTTGGCCATAAATGGTGCATATATTAGCAACGCATGTGCCTTTTGTAAGTTCTGTGTGCAAATATTAATTGAGACCCACGGAATCGGAAGATTTGCGC
This window contains:
- the MLN gene encoding promotilin, producing the protein MLSCKAMAFLPVVHAATMLASQTEAYIPIFTYGEVQRMQEKERYEGQKKSLSVQQRSEEVGPLDSAEPSEEEVKEVTKLTAPVEIGMRMNSRQLEKDRATLKGLMPEAPLSSQNAAK